From the genome of Branchiostoma lanceolatum isolate klBraLanc5 chromosome 11, klBraLanc5.hap2, whole genome shotgun sequence:
gatcctacccgcggtcgggctggtacctcgggtgatacggaataccccgtgttttattctatatatataaccATTAAGATTTGTTTAGGAAACGTGAGATTTAGATGTGGCTGTCATCTATACATAGCTGTGAGGAATAGCTATGAGTCTACTGTAATACACAAATAAACATCTCAAAATGAAAAGTTAGATGTAGGGTATATTGTACTTAAATGAGACACAATTATCCACTCTGATGTTAGAACTTGGATCATATCAATAGACGAATTCGTACGGCACAAACTGATTGCGTCATATGGGGTACCCGGTAAGCATTTAAACAGTAACCGCCACGTCAACGCGCTCTTTCGAGGGCGTTCGAACGGGGAATGTTGTTCGAACGCCTTCGAAATCGCGCAATGACGTGGCGGTTACTGTTTAAATGCTTGCCGGGTACCCCATATGACGCAATCAGTTTGTGCCGTACGAATTCGTCTATTACATCAGATTATTCTGTACTTTCCCCATGTATCCATCCTCTATCGCTGGCCAAGGGCCAACCTCTCTCATCACAATAACCCATAAACGCGTAAAACGTAATAAGCACTGCGTTAGGCAACAAAACTGACCCGTGGTCAGATCAACATATAGTGATATTACACGCAGTGTACAGACATCGATGGTGTCATCAAGCAGAGGTGTAGAACATTTATGATGGTTAGTGATCCATGTTAATAATATTTGgatataattcaatcataacAACTTAATAAGATTACTTCCACGTCAATCATATGTTGTTATTGGTATGGTCCGATAACCCATGACATCACGAGGTTTGCCCTCGTGGCTTCGTTCGACATTGCAGTTCTCCTTGAGTGTTGTTAATAAGCCCGTCTGATCATCTATCGCACTTGTTACCATCTTGAGTCGGCGCACACTTGTCACACAAATGACGCTACACGTTTGGAAAAACATCCGTGAggtcattctagtgacgctgaagaagagtgatagaTGTCACTGGAAACTTCCGTAAGAAATCaccgaatcttatccagttgaagagattgaattgtatacAAGTAAGTATAAAAAGTCTCTTAAGCAGGGATATGTCAAAGTCAGTAGCAAGTAAAGCATAATTTGAGCTTAATTAATTTCAAAAATCTCTGTGCATAATGTTTCCGGTTACGTCACTTTTTTGTGTTAACATCATTACAGGGTGTGTTAATCAGCCATTTATCAGCTTTAGTTAATAGATAAAGCCCAGGTTCACAGGTCCTGATCAATACATGAAattgttgacattttcattaAGAACTTTATCATCTATTGTCGTTTATTTCTAGAAATGACAAATAGCATAGATATTAAAGTCTAAGAGTTCTAGAGGATGTTTTGTGGTTGTTCCATGCGCTCGGTCAAATGAGTGTCCAAGCAGTTTCGTTACCTGGAATGACTTGGCATATAAAGAAGTACCGCAAGTCGCAATTATTGTCGTACCACCTATTTCCAGCTTCTTTGAGCCAGTTAAGATATTGAACGCAATTTTGAAAGCGGGCAAATAACCCATTGTCTGGTCGCAACGCACCCCATGAGTTGTACTCCCCAAGtggagaaccatccacccactcaaacttTCCTTCTTCACGTCGgtcgtgcaggccgaaccacAAGGGATCGTTATTGACTGACTTCTGATACAAGGAGATGAGGAAGTCGTTGATCTGGGCGtcacggggcatggcgagggtaccACCGTCTGCACGACAGGTCGCGGCCGCTTCGTTGAAGGTTTGATAGGTTTTGAACACCTTGTAGCAGATCCCGCGGAACACGGTATAACCTCCTTTGCAAGACACTGTGAACATGTAAGAGACACAGTGATAGTGTGGATTTCAATGACTTAAAAATTCAATGACTTGAAAAATTCAAGTCAATTCAAGTCGATAATTGTATTTCAGTGAAATACTGCACAGCCTATATCTGACTCTTTgtgatgtgtatttgtgtgcatCACAGTAGACTCATTGGTTTATAAAAATGAAAACTGTTGAATGGTAGACCCCCATGTTTGTGACATAAGAATGACGttataagaaaaagaaaaaaaaagaaaaaaattacgcCATCAATATTCGGGTTATTTTCTTTTGAAGGTTAAATCACATCTTTAAATACTAGAATACAGGGTAAGAGGTAGCCTTACCTTTATCTGACTTGCCCCGAATGTTCGTTTGAGGCCGTTCAGGTGGATAAGTTGGCTTTCCTTGTAGCCCAGGCGGCCCGAAGGACCCCACAGGCTCAGGCAAGTCCTGAGATCCAACGGGCCCCTTTCCTTCCGGGGGTTTAGTCGGTATAGGAGACACAAGGGCTCCATCCCTAACATCCTGTCCCACGGTTCCAGCTGGTCCCACGGCTTCCCTTTCACCCGGGGGTATAGGAGGCCACAGAGGCGTCGGAGGTCCCGGATGCATGTTAGACCCGGCATCTCCTGGCAAGATGGGCCCAGTCTTGTTCGGAGGGTTGGGTCTCTTAGGTCTTATATTATCTGGAGAGACAGGTAAAAAAACTAATGACTGGAGTTTCACAAACAAATCTAAAATCCATACCTGAATgatgaatatcatggaaattcgaCGTTCAGGTATGCTCTTGAAATATTATACCAAAAAGCACTTGTTGAGTAAGCTGCTAAGATGACTCGTCCCAAACTACATCAATCTGATGAAATATATGCTGACATCTCCATCTGATTTCacagaaattctgctgcagtgccaagaaaAGCCACCGGTAGGCCCAAAATTAACCTTGACTCGTGTCTTCTTAAGAccgacccacataccaagtatatTTACAATCCATACAGAGGttattaaaggagtcctaaattccagaggggggagttattttccaatagatgataatgcTAGGAAGtaaacatgaacattttttacagtatgcgataaagtacccactagtcccgtgcgcataaAAAATCATTCAGTATCTACCAAATTCCCTGGGTGACCCTCCAAACATCCTCAGCCTATGGCtcaatacaatgtgcctgacaaggactgacaaaagttagattacaaaaagaatgtcagggtggttaagaaaaacttgtcttgctatgtgttcttttatatcttattaacaatttgCCTTATtcttgtgcttaaccaccctcatttatgccgataATATCTAATATCAAATATGTATGTTAACGCAGAgagaatacatgggtagggtttGCAGGGGGTTAGTAGGTATAATATtggtttaaaaaacacaccttgtgtaattcaccacaagcagaattttgtaaaaaatcgTCTGATTATGTAtgaattgatacataatctaatggaaaataacactgtcttctggagtttaggactcctttaaccctcatccgaccgacacatttttgcgacgaatctggccgtatggggtccaaacggaccccgttttgctttgccccctaaatatatttctggtggatcgtattgtagttattgtgcatatcctgttacaattatgtatggagaatattttgacaagttttggtgttgatgattaaagctcattatgataatttatgcagaaaatgaggagaacccgcattttcctttaaccctt
Proteins encoded in this window:
- the LOC136444317 gene encoding collectin-11-like, producing the protein MHPGPPTPLWPPIPPGEREAVGPAGTVGQDVRDGALVSPIPTKPPEGKGPVGSQDLPEPVGSFGPPGLQGKPTYPPERPQTNIRGKSDKVSCKGGYTVFRGICYKVFKTYQTFNEAAATCRADGGTLAMPRDAQINDFLISLYQKSVNNDPLWFGLHDRREEGKFEWVDGSPLGEYNSWGLQ